The Lepeophtheirus salmonis chromosome 6, UVic_Lsal_1.4, whole genome shotgun sequence DNA window TCGTACAGAACCGTTAGAGTCATACCGAAGCGAACCGCGTTACAACCCCTTGCCGTACCAGCTCTAATGCATATGTTCACATTTGGGTACATATGtggatgaaaattaattttatatttaattaatatatagagTATATTGAGGCTTTGaagtaaaactttaaattaattcatgcttaagtgtaaataaataacttgttaGTACAAGGGTGTTAAATTCTAAGTCCATTGACGGcccttttatatgttttaacaGCTtctataatttagaataatattatttgtaaatcctatgtatatcaaaatattgaagcacataatatcatttaaaaaaatttaatcaataagtaataaaatttgagggacacatacaaaaaaaaattgagtatttatGGTACATGTTTAACATGCCTGGTATAGGTACATCATGACTTTAAGTTCATTTTAAATCGTTAAAAGATATGTAAACAAagattcaattataatcaactaattaaattacaaattcattattatagGAATCCAAGCCCAAGAACGTaagaatatatttgttgttgttAACGTGCTAATAATGtcttaacaatattaatttctgttttttaaatgttgtctGTGATTCTGTATTATAAAATCCGTCAAGTTGATTTTTATATGACATCTAATCgtcttaatttttatacacattcgaattattttttttttgaacgtttatataaagtgaatttaaaaaaggtgaAAGAAATTGTCTtgattgttatatatatgtaactgattcaatcaactttattctttttttcagaaatctCTGCGGCGGCCAAGAATTTTGTGAAAATCCAGATGTGTATCCTACAGCTCTGGTAAATAAGCTCATTAAGCGTATAATGATCAGAGAAGGAGGCTCTAACTCCCTAATTTCCCTTCTtgatgaagaaaagaaagaaggaatGCAAACCGAAGGGAGATCCGCTAGTTCCTATGTTTCAAATTCGCCTATAGATATATTACCATCTCAACTCCGTGAGATGGATGGAGACAAAGAAACTCCTGTTTGTGTCTCCATACACGAATACATCATACCCAAGAGGGCTATAACCAAGGATAACAACTACAGATTTATAATCAATTcagaaaaatttggaaatagcTCTCTAGTTCAAAAAGTTTTAGTGAGTAGTTTTATAGGTGTCATGACAAGTCACAACTTAATTTCCGTATATCATTGTATTCTTTTAGATAGGGAAATGTCATAGTCCAGGTAGTGAGTGCACACTTGGATCCAACATTAAACCCTCTGACTATGGCCTCAAAACAGTGTGCCGCCAGAACTACACTTTCAAAAGACTTTTGGCCGTAAGTGACTCTGGTGAGGAAATGGTGGACTCTTTCAAGTTTCCTTCATGCTGTGTTTGTcattataaagaagaaatacGACGCAGAAATGGTTAGTTTATGACAGATTTCGTTTAAATAAAGACATATCATGGCatacaattcatttatattattaatagccAGCTCTACCAGAGTCATTGATTCAAGCATaagaaaaaaacgaaatattaaaccctaatattgaagaaaaaatcccCATCTGTTCCGTTCTTACCTCGCGAATATTTGCCCTAGCTGCTACCAGaactactatatatattaaataagagaTTTTACTACAACTcaactatactttttttattttttaaactatttataaagtgttaattatttgtattatttatgtcatgtttttatgttgattcgAAAACATTTATTCATGCATTTCAATACTTTGGTGtacttatttctttatattaataaatatattttattatttaccaaaaaaaaaaaaaaattacttgctcgtattaaacaaagaaaaacatttgaatatattattatcaaaatggaCAACTCATTTGCtatctcttaataattaaattatgaccCATGAAAGGAAATCATCTTCAAACTGATCCTTCAGAGGTGTTTCACACTTCAAATGTATGTGAGGGTAATAAAATGAATCTTCATCAAATGGAGGAGATTTAGCTTGAAGTAGCAGAGTTCCATCACTCTTTTTTAATGTCATCTCACAGGAGTGCAAAAACATTCTTTCGGGAATgatatcctttttatttgaataagtgTAGTCCCCAACAATGGAATGACCCATTGCAGAGCAATGAGCTCTAATTTGGTGTCTTCTTCCAGTAAGCAATTTAATCAGTACTAAAGTTGCTGGATATCCATCTTTTGTGACCCCTTTACTTATAACTATAATACGCGTCTCTGCATGTCTCCCATTCCCAACTGTGGATACCCTGAAGCGATCTATTTCATGAATTGGGAGTTTGATCATAAAATGAGTCAT harbors:
- the LOC121121088 gene encoding uncharacterized protein isoform X3, with the protein product MSILLLFFLAGQEILLQMTSSSPEANITKKKMLFPDEIAQNDGPRNNTQLKTAIRGMGQRRITNRTPSHYPNPKRVKDKNFNNISQKNPSPRTNLCGGQEFCENPDVYPTALVNKLIKRIMIREGGSNSLISLLDEEKKEGMQTEGRSASSYVSNSPIDILPSQLREMDGDKETPVCVSIHEYIIPKRAITKDNNYRFIINSEKFGNSSLVQKVLIGKCHSPGSECTLGSNIKPSDYGLKTVCRQNYTFKRLLAVSDSGEEMVDSFKFPSCCVCHYKEEIRRRNASSTRVIDSSIRKKRNIKP
- the LOC121121088 gene encoding uncharacterized protein isoform X1, with product MVLPSGRVFFIYAALVLNMSILLLFFLAGQEILLQMTSSSPEANITKKKMLFPDEIAQNDGPRNNTQLKTAIRGMGQRRITNRTPSHYPNPKRVKDKNFNNISQKNPSPRTNLCGGQEFCENPDVYPTALVNKLIKRIMIREGGSNSLISLLDEEKKEGMQTEGRSASSYVSNSPIDILPSQLREMDGDKETPVCVSIHEYIIPKRAITKDNNYRFIINSEKFGNSSLVQKVLIGKCHSPGSECTLGSNIKPSDYGLKTVCRQNYTFKRLLAVSDSGEEMVDSFKFPSCCVCHYKEEIRRRNASSTRVIDSSIRKKRNIKP
- the LOC121121088 gene encoding uncharacterized protein isoform X4, with translation MSILLLFFLAGQEILLQMTSSSPEANITKKKMLFPDEIAQNDGPRNNTQLKTAIRGMGQRRITNRTPSHYPNPKRVKDKNFNNISQKNLCGGQEFCENPDVYPTALVNKLIKRIMIREGGSNSLISLLDEEKKEGMQTEGRSASSYVSNSPIDILPSQLREMDGDKETPVCVSIHEYIIPKRAITKDNNYRFIINSEKFGNSSLVQKVLIGKCHSPGSECTLGSNIKPSDYGLKTVCRQNYTFKRLLAVSDSGEEMVDSFKFPSCCVCHYKEEIRRRNASSTRVIDSSIRKKRNIKP
- the LOC121121088 gene encoding uncharacterized protein isoform X2, whose product is MVLPSGRVFFIYAALVLNMSILLLFFLAGQEILLQMTSSSPEANITKKKMLFPDEIAQNDGPRNNTQLKTAIRGMGQRRITNRTPSHYPNPKRVKDKNFNNISQKNLCGGQEFCENPDVYPTALVNKLIKRIMIREGGSNSLISLLDEEKKEGMQTEGRSASSYVSNSPIDILPSQLREMDGDKETPVCVSIHEYIIPKRAITKDNNYRFIINSEKFGNSSLVQKVLIGKCHSPGSECTLGSNIKPSDYGLKTVCRQNYTFKRLLAVSDSGEEMVDSFKFPSCCVCHYKEEIRRRNASSTRVIDSSIRKKRNIKP
- the LOC121121089 gene encoding RNA pseudouridylate synthase domain-containing protein 1 — protein: MIVTCISIIDFFLEWLYSKSSVPILLMDKNYVVVDKPPDLVINDDDPGRDSLYRRLGRQFPNLVNYNTYKHGFPVLHRLDFSTSGIMVIPLTKKFASIASKALQNNSNKYYTALLRGLPSMTHFMIKLPIHEIDRFRVSTVGNGRHAETRIIVISKGVTKDGYPATLVLIKLLTGRRHQIRAHCSAMGHSIVGDYTYSNKKDIIPERMFLHSCEMTLKKSDGTLLLQAKSPPFDEDSFYYPHIHLKCETPLKDQFEDDFLSWVII